The following proteins are encoded in a genomic region of Halorussus lipolyticus:
- a CDS encoding DUF1156 domain-containing protein, producing MSQEQSDEESEDRTVLPIERGFPIERVNEIAEKESRAKQWYRPIYTMHKWWARRPGCLFRAISLYALLNDGMDAGDFEVYEPGQNQTLGSTGSSREDLAEKISEVDMEDPESLWEFYPKDVRVSDKKVLDPFMGGGTSLVEASRFGADTVGVDLNPVAWFVTKKELEAGQTSVEELERAFERVRDDVADEITQYYETPCPNASPDASSDEDPADDQRRYAGHDGGNGGAHDADVMYNFWVKELDCVSCGHTVPLFKDYRVAEGRYENDDKYNCLCPDCGAVTLVEDWREASECDECSHEWVPEEGNVSRGGYYNCPECGQKESITDAIADQGEPDMRLYAVEYYCEECDRQGRDNSACKGYKRAETADKRLFEEAKRTWRTRTDLHEYVPDEEIPEGAITAASEVSGNDVFQHGFEEWKELFNERQLLCFAQLLQAIEGVKDRNLQDYLLLAATECLRTNSMIAGYQPSNGHISDLWRNNSFDPATAPAENNLWGTKYGMITFRKTFDKIKSGIEYANSPTDRYVEDGETIETKAFAQPIGLNSEVRQGDMRNLTAEDEFDAVITDPPYYDNIIYSEVADFLYVWQKILLEDVYPGFDRDHTPRTESIVTNPYLDKTADDFEHEMGQALEVINRALTDDGVLAFTYHHSDEESWGELLQSLCETGFEVTATYPINSDLHKFIGGDSVSFDIVIVARPTDDRTPISWRRLKIDIINRLDGLQSALAEREDLKRGDMGVIEMGACFAEYSKHHGEVRRSGEILTAKEAVEEIYGILQDDALGEAGVYLDLRREGSPTYDDVNKLLRQSDASEAQMKTMNLFRKEDEGEDFELYDWRDEQRQAYVQATIEAGDGDATVLDRAHFLRYRYEHGKSTAEYLDRWDTDELQELCEGLAEATDDATYLKMLGADESLAAFGDE from the coding sequence ATGTCGCAGGAACAGTCGGACGAGGAGTCCGAGGACCGGACGGTGCTACCCATCGAGCGCGGGTTTCCAATCGAGCGAGTGAACGAAATCGCCGAGAAGGAGAGTCGCGCAAAGCAGTGGTACCGGCCCATCTACACGATGCACAAGTGGTGGGCGCGCCGACCCGGATGCCTGTTTCGAGCTATCTCGCTGTACGCGCTGTTGAACGACGGGATGGACGCAGGGGACTTCGAGGTGTACGAACCGGGCCAGAACCAGACGCTCGGCAGTACCGGGAGTAGCAGGGAGGACCTCGCGGAGAAGATTTCGGAGGTCGATATGGAGGACCCCGAGTCGCTGTGGGAGTTCTATCCGAAGGACGTGCGGGTGAGCGACAAGAAGGTGCTGGACCCGTTCATGGGCGGTGGCACCTCGCTGGTCGAAGCCTCGCGCTTCGGCGCGGACACCGTGGGCGTGGACTTGAATCCGGTGGCGTGGTTCGTCACGAAGAAGGAACTCGAAGCGGGCCAGACCAGCGTCGAGGAGTTGGAACGCGCCTTCGAGCGAGTCCGCGACGACGTGGCCGACGAGATTACCCAGTACTACGAGACGCCGTGCCCGAACGCCAGTCCCGACGCGAGTTCCGACGAGGACCCGGCGGACGACCAGCGGAGATACGCCGGGCACGACGGCGGCAATGGCGGCGCGCACGACGCGGACGTGATGTACAACTTCTGGGTGAAGGAACTCGATTGTGTCTCCTGCGGGCACACCGTCCCGCTGTTCAAGGACTATCGAGTCGCTGAAGGGCGCTACGAGAACGACGACAAGTACAACTGCCTCTGTCCGGACTGCGGCGCGGTCACGCTGGTCGAGGACTGGCGCGAGGCCAGCGAGTGCGACGAGTGCAGTCACGAGTGGGTGCCCGAGGAGGGCAACGTGAGTCGCGGCGGGTACTACAACTGCCCGGAGTGCGGCCAGAAGGAGTCCATCACCGACGCCATCGCCGACCAAGGCGAACCGGACATGCGCCTCTACGCCGTCGAGTACTACTGCGAGGAGTGCGACCGGCAGGGCCGGGACAACAGCGCCTGCAAGGGGTACAAGCGGGCCGAAACCGCGGACAAGCGACTGTTCGAGGAGGCCAAGCGGACGTGGCGGACCCGGACCGACCTCCACGAGTACGTGCCCGACGAGGAGATTCCGGAGGGCGCGATTACCGCGGCCTCAGAAGTGAGCGGCAACGACGTGTTCCAGCACGGGTTCGAGGAGTGGAAAGAGCTATTCAACGAGCGACAGTTATTGTGTTTTGCACAACTGCTACAGGCTATAGAGGGTGTGAAAGACCGGAATTTGCAGGATTATCTTCTGCTGGCCGCCACCGAATGTCTCCGGACGAACTCGATGATAGCGGGGTATCAACCGAGTAACGGACATATCTCCGACCTCTGGCGAAACAACTCCTTCGACCCGGCGACTGCGCCTGCCGAGAACAATCTCTGGGGGACGAAGTACGGGATGATAACCTTCCGGAAGACGTTCGACAAGATAAAATCCGGCATCGAGTACGCGAACAGTCCCACGGACCGCTACGTCGAGGACGGCGAGACCATCGAAACCAAGGCCTTCGCCCAACCGATTGGGCTGAACTCCGAGGTCCGGCAGGGCGACATGCGCAACCTCACGGCCGAAGACGAGTTCGACGCGGTGATTACCGACCCGCCCTACTACGACAACATCATCTACTCGGAAGTCGCGGACTTCCTCTACGTCTGGCAGAAGATTCTCCTCGAAGACGTGTATCCGGGATTCGACCGGGACCACACGCCCCGCACGGAGTCGATAGTGACCAACCCCTACCTCGACAAGACCGCCGACGACTTCGAACACGAGATGGGCCAAGCCTTGGAGGTCATCAACCGCGCGCTGACAGACGACGGCGTGCTGGCGTTCACCTACCACCACAGCGACGAGGAGTCGTGGGGCGAACTCCTCCAGTCGCTGTGCGAGACCGGTTTCGAGGTGACCGCGACCTACCCCATCAACTCCGACCTCCACAAGTTCATCGGCGGCGACTCGGTGTCGTTCGACATCGTTATCGTCGCCCGCCCAACCGACGACCGAACCCCGATTAGCTGGCGACGGCTCAAAATCGACATCATCAACCGCCTCGACGGCCTCCAGAGCGCGCTGGCCGAGCGCGAGGACCTCAAGCGCGGCGACATGGGCGTCATCGAGATGGGGGCCTGCTTCGCCGAGTACTCCAAACACCACGGCGAGGTCCGGCGCTCCGGGGAGATACTCACCGCCAAGGAGGCCGTCGAGGAGATTTACGGCATCCTCCAAGACGACGCCCTCGGCGAGGCGGGCGTCTATCTGGACCTCCGCCGAGAGGGGTCGCCGACCTACGACGACGTGAACAAACTCCTCCGGCAGTCCGACGCCTCCGAAGCCCAGATGAAGACGATGAACCTGTTCCGCAAGGAGGACGAGGGCGAGGACTTCGAACTCTACGACTGGCGCGACGAACAGCGACAGGCCTACGTCCAAGCCACAATCGAGGCCGGTGACGGGGACGCGACGGTCCTCGACCGGGCGCACTTCCTGCGGTACCGCTACGAACACGGCAAGTCCACCGCCGAGTACCTCGACCGGTGGGACACCGACGAGTTGCAGGAACTCTGCGAGGGACTGGCCGAGGCCACCGACGACGCGACGTACCTCAAGATGCTCGGCGCGGACGAGTCGCTGGCGGCCTTCGGCGACGAGTAA
- a CDS encoding DUF1156 domain-containing protein, protein MPDRDSDPRDLLPIERGFPIEQVNDIADREGRAKLHYRPLSTMHKWWARRLGSVFRAISLYSLVDAPDTVDVRDPGPDDASLADFGDGESEDDTTEDVARMLDSVSLRDPDALWELYRKDVRVDGKSVLDPFAGGGTSLMEAVRFGASVTGVDLNPVAWFVTKQELEAHEVEPETLRQAFEEVRTAVADELRSRYETDCPLDSNHIADIVYAFWVRELDCTSCGETIPLFKDYRVANGRYDHDDEYNVFCPECESVFRTDDYRTETTCSECEHEYVPANGPVTRGGNYGCPSCGLKYPIVDAIADGQSYAERLYAVEYYCTECDDEGRERAAFKGYKAATDDDRARFERASEAWRSDDELGEYAPRGEIPEGAITAASSISGNDVFRHGYETWRDMFNDRQLYCLSTLLSAIDDVENRAAREYLLLAFSDSLMYQTNFSRYNPNGRKIEEIFGQNSYNPRVEYVENNVWGTRAGRGTFRNTWDKIVDAVEFARAPTERYIEDGVPKETDPFETSVGGEYTLHQGDVRDVDLDATYDAVVTDPPYYGNVVYSEVADFFYVWQRLLLADEYDCFAPETTPRDDSIVANPAVGKDDDTFEAELAESFSRIRDVLADEGVLVFTYRHGGKESWGALLETLCDEDFDVTATYPISANVTDFVMGDELNFSVVVVARPAETSEPISWSALRRRIHRVAGRTAEEVREGQTLSEGDVGIVQLGRCFREYSKHHAKVHREGEVMSTDDVVGEIFDIVSGEVSADEIYRSLLSMDDPTLADVKRLCRGTEVDPDDLRDRALFDATDGFRLTRWNDDERLAYLRGKDLGELSALETVQLLRYDADPDTETIAETREIATTGELLDVATELASVTGDDEYRRLFRG, encoded by the coding sequence ATGCCTGACCGAGACTCCGACCCTCGGGACCTGCTCCCAATCGAGCGCGGTTTCCCGATAGAACAGGTAAACGACATCGCCGACCGCGAGGGGCGAGCGAAGCTTCACTACCGACCTTTGTCCACGATGCACAAGTGGTGGGCGCGCCGACTCGGGAGCGTCTTCAGAGCAATCTCGCTCTACTCGCTCGTGGATGCGCCCGATACAGTCGACGTTCGGGACCCCGGCCCCGACGACGCGAGCCTCGCCGATTTCGGCGACGGTGAATCCGAGGACGACACGACCGAGGACGTGGCTCGGATGCTCGATTCGGTCAGTTTGCGTGACCCCGACGCCCTCTGGGAACTCTATCGGAAGGACGTGCGCGTCGATGGGAAGTCGGTCCTCGACCCCTTCGCGGGCGGCGGAACCAGTCTCATGGAGGCCGTTCGATTCGGCGCGTCGGTCACCGGCGTGGACCTCAACCCGGTCGCGTGGTTCGTCACCAAGCAGGAACTGGAGGCCCACGAGGTCGAACCCGAGACGCTCCGACAGGCGTTCGAGGAGGTCCGAACCGCCGTCGCCGACGAACTCCGGTCTCGCTACGAGACCGACTGTCCCCTCGACTCCAACCACATCGCGGACATCGTGTACGCCTTCTGGGTCCGCGAGCTAGATTGTACCTCCTGCGGGGAGACGATTCCCCTGTTCAAAGATTACCGGGTCGCAAACGGTCGATACGACCACGACGACGAGTACAACGTCTTCTGCCCGGAGTGCGAGTCGGTCTTCCGGACCGACGACTACCGCACCGAAACGACCTGCTCGGAGTGCGAGCACGAGTACGTGCCGGCGAACGGACCGGTGACGCGAGGCGGCAACTACGGGTGTCCGTCGTGCGGCCTGAAATACCCCATCGTGGACGCCATCGCCGACGGGCAATCCTACGCCGAACGACTCTACGCGGTCGAGTACTACTGCACCGAGTGCGACGACGAGGGCAGAGAGCGCGCCGCGTTCAAGGGATACAAGGCCGCCACCGACGACGACCGCGCCCGATTCGAGCGCGCCAGCGAGGCGTGGCGGTCCGACGACGAACTCGGCGAGTACGCGCCACGGGGCGAGATTCCGGAGGGCGCGATTACCGCGGCGTCCTCGATAAGCGGCAACGACGTGTTTCGCCACGGGTACGAGACGTGGCGCGACATGTTCAACGACCGCCAACTCTACTGCCTCTCGACGCTTCTGTCGGCCATCGACGACGTGGAGAATCGGGCGGCCAGAGAGTACCTCCTGCTCGCGTTCAGCGACTCGCTGATGTACCAGACCAACTTCTCCCGCTACAACCCCAACGGTCGGAAGATAGAGGAGATATTCGGGCAGAACTCCTACAACCCGCGGGTCGAATACGTCGAGAACAACGTCTGGGGCACGAGGGCGGGCCGGGGAACATTCCGGAACACGTGGGACAAAATCGTCGATGCGGTCGAATTCGCTCGCGCGCCGACCGAGCGGTACATCGAGGACGGCGTCCCCAAAGAGACCGACCCCTTCGAGACGAGCGTCGGCGGGGAGTACACGCTCCATCAGGGCGACGTTCGAGACGTGGATTTGGACGCGACGTACGACGCCGTGGTCACCGACCCGCCCTACTACGGCAACGTCGTCTACTCCGAAGTCGCGGACTTCTTCTACGTCTGGCAACGGTTGCTGTTGGCCGACGAGTACGACTGTTTCGCCCCCGAGACGACTCCTCGGGACGACAGCATCGTCGCCAACCCGGCCGTCGGCAAAGACGACGACACCTTCGAGGCCGAACTCGCCGAGTCGTTCTCGCGGATTCGAGACGTGCTGGCAGACGAGGGCGTCCTCGTGTTCACCTACCGACACGGTGGGAAGGAGTCGTGGGGCGCGCTCCTCGAGACGCTCTGTGACGAGGACTTCGACGTGACCGCGACCTACCCGATTTCGGCGAACGTCACCGACTTCGTGATGGGCGACGAACTCAACTTCAGCGTCGTCGTCGTCGCCAGACCCGCCGAGACGAGCGAACCGATTAGCTGGTCGGCCCTCCGGAGGCGGATTCACAGAGTCGCCGGCAGGACCGCCGAGGAGGTCCGCGAGGGCCAGACGCTCTCGGAGGGTGACGTGGGTATCGTCCAACTCGGCCGGTGTTTCCGGGAGTACTCGAAACACCACGCGAAGGTCCACCGCGAGGGCGAGGTCATGAGTACCGACGACGTGGTCGGCGAAATCTTCGACATCGTTTCAGGAGAGGTCTCGGCCGACGAAATCTACCGCAGTCTGCTGTCGATGGACGACCCGACGCTCGCCGACGTGAAGCGCCTGTGTCGGGGGACCGAAGTGGACCCCGACGACCTCCGCGACCGGGCGCTTTTCGACGCGACAGACGGCTTCAGACTGACGCGGTGGAACGACGACGAGCGACTCGCCTATCTCCGCGGGAAGGACCTCGGCGAGTTGTCGGCGCTCGAAACCGTGCAACTTCTGCGATACGACGCCGACCCCGACACCGAAACGATAGCCGAAACCCGCGAGATAGCGACCACGGGAGAACTGCTAGACGTGGCGACCGAACTCGCCTCGGTTACCGGCGACGACGAGTACCGTCGCCTGTTCAGAGGCTAA
- a CDS encoding 5-methylcytosine restriction system specificity protein McrC: MSETPHYDYGTSLCSVRENQKLVVEDCDPETVGDELRAANFVRDGSKFVKRRPRLRTAGDGNGDSKGLQVLSARVVDDTLHVEPADVAGIVRLVPGMSVQVEPKVGWEHVVRMLLTVYDIDRTQSYYGVPLKELTSGGVESARIIAILAINYVHGVRTIRREGFVRNHHIRRRNGFEGLGSVDVERTLLNHASGDPTPTWIATTVEYANPVNAAIHMAGKLLLRLLQQDRDDREHPRRDALLSLVHQEVEHMEALGIESSQKRLGEYRRVSLRDLPRQRHYYRRAFHTAQSVLSSTLLGQAGGGTEELLVDYALGMNALFEDYSHRVLAQTLDDVRELDHLQQLSAVECEREPSLDPFGKDTKARHEPDHLLRDDAEVLAVLDSKYYRDGKNPAMESGSRSRMFSYAYLTGTDRMAFLCPNAPPERLLVPDTDGEVRVVSPDDEFTCDDYEQLLREYVSETLAVEYPELRVFEAVADDHLCLSGASERDLTRVHDANGPFSISNPTTFADRVIAAITFSAYAPNKSALEDQGRWTKSRIRQACTKTDDDGHPRYPRHETTCVPVYDPSGDDDHGEIRLYFLRASDDGTTVTEEGPWSLM; this comes from the coding sequence ATGAGTGAGACGCCCCACTACGACTACGGGACCTCGCTGTGTTCGGTTCGGGAGAATCAGAAGCTAGTCGTCGAGGACTGCGACCCCGAGACGGTCGGCGACGAACTCCGGGCCGCGAACTTCGTCCGCGACGGGAGCAAGTTCGTCAAGCGACGGCCTCGGTTGCGGACCGCGGGCGACGGGAACGGCGATTCGAAGGGGCTACAGGTACTTTCGGCCCGCGTCGTGGACGATACCCTCCACGTCGAACCCGCCGATGTCGCGGGCATCGTGCGATTGGTTCCGGGCATGAGCGTCCAAGTCGAACCCAAGGTCGGGTGGGAACACGTCGTCCGGATGTTGCTCACGGTCTACGACATCGACAGAACTCAGTCGTACTACGGCGTCCCTCTCAAGGAGTTGACCTCCGGCGGCGTCGAGTCCGCCCGCATCATCGCAATTCTGGCGATAAACTACGTCCACGGCGTCCGGACGATTCGACGCGAGGGGTTCGTCCGGAACCACCACATTCGGCGTCGGAACGGGTTCGAGGGACTCGGGTCGGTCGATGTCGAGCGAACCTTGCTGAACCACGCTTCGGGCGACCCCACCCCGACGTGGATAGCGACCACCGTCGAGTACGCCAACCCGGTCAACGCCGCCATCCACATGGCCGGGAAGCTACTCCTCAGACTCCTCCAACAGGACCGCGACGACCGAGAGCATCCCCGGCGAGACGCCCTCCTCTCGCTGGTCCATCAGGAAGTAGAACACATGGAGGCGCTGGGAATCGAGAGTAGCCAGAAGCGCCTCGGGGAGTATCGCCGGGTGTCGCTCCGCGACCTGCCGCGACAGCGCCACTACTACCGGCGCGCGTTCCACACCGCCCAGTCGGTCCTCTCCTCGACGCTTCTGGGGCAGGCCGGCGGCGGGACCGAGGAGTTGCTCGTGGACTACGCGCTGGGCATGAACGCGCTGTTCGAGGACTACTCCCATCGGGTCCTCGCCCAGACGCTAGACGACGTGCGCGAACTCGACCACCTGCAACAGCTTTCGGCGGTTGAGTGCGAGCGCGAGCCATCTCTCGACCCCTTCGGGAAAGACACTAAGGCCCGCCACGAACCCGACCATCTGCTCCGCGACGACGCCGAGGTCCTCGCGGTGCTGGACTCGAAGTACTACCGGGACGGCAAGAACCCGGCGATGGAGTCGGGGTCTCGGTCCCGGATGTTCTCGTATGCCTACCTGACTGGCACCGACCGGATGGCGTTTCTCTGCCCGAACGCTCCGCCCGAGCGTCTGCTGGTTCCGGACACCGACGGGGAGGTTCGAGTCGTCTCGCCGGACGACGAGTTCACCTGTGACGACTACGAGCAACTGCTTCGGGAGTACGTCTCGGAGACGCTCGCCGTCGAGTATCCGGAACTGCGGGTGTTCGAGGCCGTGGCCGACGACCACCTCTGTCTCAGCGGGGCTTCCGAGCGGGACCTCACCAGAGTTCACGACGCGAACGGACCGTTCAGTATCAGTAATCCGACCACGTTTGCGGACCGCGTTATCGCCGCCATCACGTTCTCGGCTTACGCACCGAACAAGTCGGCGTTGGAAGACCAAGGTCGGTGGACGAAATCCCGGATTCGGCAAGCGTGTACGAAGACCGACGACGACGGTCATCCGAGGTATCCCCGCCACGAGACGACCTGCGTCCCCGTCTACGACCCCTCGGGGGACGACGACCACGGAGAGATTCGGCTCTACTTCCTCCGGGCGAGCGACGATGGGACCACCGTGACCGAGGAGGGACCGTGGTCGCTCATGTAA
- a CDS encoding AAA family ATPase: MSSGKPRFKNYDREEAEEYSGFILSAVGTAEEFISKTDDPSALEFLVEEKNIDADVPGSGAKLRDEILKSSVAPLEVKQTVAQRNQNLGDPLVPETVEKNARTAIEVGKPIVLYGPTGTGKTYFAKQLALETCIDYSIHTATPTWTPADITGSIQPRTDDGEIEYHRKAGCISQGIQKANKYQNNWAVIVDEITRADISQVFGPLYTAIEDEEQVIFHGDDGDEPLTLGDDVKIICTMNMSDRTVNELDDAITRRFAMIELARYGDDERAALFDQWLGNLGSEVDIDRDELRTLFERHHRGVNEGTTTSSEGAIIEFGPMHYEDVTKFLGHACKSDGPYAGDEATAVGQAFATFVAPRLLNTAALPQINRLASHYETLDDQFEAFDLRPAVDLATRQAEAEEREMGISAYE, translated from the coding sequence ATGAGTAGCGGGAAGCCGAGGTTCAAGAACTACGACCGCGAGGAGGCCGAGGAGTACAGCGGGTTCATCCTCAGCGCGGTGGGGACCGCCGAGGAGTTCATCTCGAAGACCGACGACCCGAGCGCGCTGGAGTTTCTGGTGGAGGAGAAGAACATCGACGCCGACGTGCCCGGAAGCGGCGCGAAGTTGCGAGACGAGATTCTCAAGTCGTCGGTCGCACCCCTCGAAGTCAAACAGACCGTCGCCCAGCGAAACCAGAATCTGGGCGACCCGCTCGTCCCCGAGACTGTCGAGAAGAACGCCCGGACCGCAATCGAGGTGGGCAAGCCTATCGTCCTCTACGGCCCGACCGGAACCGGCAAGACGTATTTCGCCAAGCAACTCGCGCTCGAAACCTGTATCGACTACTCCATCCACACCGCGACCCCGACGTGGACGCCCGCCGACATCACCGGGAGTATCCAACCGCGGACAGACGACGGCGAGATAGAGTATCACCGGAAGGCGGGGTGTATCTCGCAGGGCATCCAGAAGGCCAACAAGTATCAGAACAACTGGGCGGTTATCGTGGACGAAATTACTCGCGCGGACATCTCGCAGGTGTTCGGCCCGCTGTACACCGCTATCGAAGACGAGGAGCAGGTCATCTTTCACGGGGACGACGGCGACGAACCGTTGACCCTCGGCGACGACGTGAAGATTATCTGTACGATGAACATGTCCGACCGGACGGTGAACGAACTCGACGACGCCATCACTCGCCGGTTTGCGATGATAGAACTGGCCCGGTACGGCGACGACGAGCGCGCGGCGCTGTTCGACCAGTGGCTTGGAAACCTCGGGTCGGAGGTGGACATCGACCGCGACGAACTCCGGACGCTCTTCGAGCGGCATCACCGAGGAGTCAACGAGGGGACGACCACGAGTAGCGAGGGCGCTATCATCGAGTTCGGGCCGATGCACTACGAGGACGTGACGAAGTTCCTCGGCCACGCCTGCAAGAGCGACGGTCCCTACGCCGGCGACGAGGCGACTGCGGTCGGACAGGCGTTCGCCACGTTCGTCGCGCCGCGCCTGCTGAACACCGCCGCACTGCCCCAGATAAACCGGTTGGCGAGTCACTACGAGACGCTGGACGACCAGTTCGAGGCCTTCGACCTTCGCCCGGCGGTGGACCTCGCAACCCGACAGGCCGAGGCCGAGGAGCGCGAGATGGGCATCAGCGCGTATGAGTGA